ATTGGagcataattaaattaaattaatttaataaactttaaggctgaaaagtatttaaaaaatattaataaattttggaaCATATTACAGAGCATGGTGTTCGAGAAGTTTAACGTACAAGCAGGGAGTGATCCGGGAGGTGTGGCAACGGATCTGATGTCACTAAATTCAACGGTCAGGATCACGTACAAAAATCCTGCCACGTTTTTCGGGGTCCACGTCAGCTCCACTCCTTTTCAGCTCCATTATTTCCAGCTTCAAATAGCTTCTGGCCAGGTAATTTACTAAATTACCCCTCCCTTtaattccaattttaattacgctttaatttaatttattcgtaatttaatattataaaatggtGGGCACGTCGTTTAGCAATCAGAAATtatggaaaaaataatatattttttttttaaatttaaaatttattattaattttaatttattttggatgaGGCTTTTCAGACATTGGGAGTAGTGACGATTACAACTCGCAATCAAGTGTCTGAATCTCTGAACACTTGTAGTCTCTTTTCCCatggtctttttttttgtaatttagccGTTGGGAGATAAAAgtaggggcattttagtctTTTCACTTACATGGGTTTAGGTTGAGTTAGATTTTAACCTTATGGGTTAGGTTATTCAGGTGCCTGATTGAGTTGAACCGAACCAACCTTATTAAATATTACGTTGATTCAGTATCTcctctaaaattaatttgagttgAACCGAACCAACTTTATGAATTAGGTTGATTCACGAACttctctaaaattaatttgagttgAAACCGAATCAACTTTTATGAATCAGATTGATTCACGAGGttctctaaaattaatttgagttgAACCGAACCAACTTTATGGAGTAGGTTGAttgaattaattgatttttttacttattataattttttcaatttttaattatctttttgtatttctattttcgaaaaactcttataaataaaattttaaattaaaacccGAACAATTGAATTGGATCTAAAAAAATGTCCCAACCTTACCCGATTCAACCCATGAATACGCCCActcatatatgtatatgtgtgtgtatatatatatatatatacatttaaagGGGAATAATACCAAAACCCTTTAGTACTCTATATTTGACCAAACATTAGGTGTACTAAATCCAATTATTGTCACGAGCGTGAGCCATTGATCAACCAAATGTGGAAACTGTTCACCAGATGGAGGAGTTCTACCAAAAGCGGCAGAGCTCTCGTAAGGTGACGACGTCTGTGTCGGGGCACCAAGTCCCGCTCTACGGCGGGATCTCGGCGATCGGGAATTGGAGAGACCAACGACAAGACGGGGTCGAGGTGCTACTGAACTTGACGGTGGCCGTGAGGTCCCGAGCTTACATTCTCGGGAGGCTGGTGAAGTCCACATTCCATACAAAGATTACATGTCCTGTGACTCTTAGTAACAAAAAGCTTGGGAAATCACACTCTTTCAATAAAACTTGTACTTATAATTGAGCTTTGTGTTCTCCTTTTGGGtgagattatgaaattttgtatctaCTAAGTAGCTTTTGAGAGAATCGTCTTTGTAATGTCGTacttaattatgtttattggTAAAGATTTGACTTTTTTAGATCGAGACTGACTAGGGTTGTCGCGAAATATATACAAGGTCAAAAGTGACATAAATTCGAGTTAGTTAGTGACCTTTCCTGTGTAGCTTAGGTGGAGGGTCAACAAGGCTCCCTTCCGGAGGGTTGGAGCCATCAGTGAAATATCCACTCAGGAAGAGCTAGAATTCTAATCTTGTGTTAGGACCTATGGGCCAACGGACAGTCTCAAGTAGATAGTTTCTACGGGGCATAGGGCTCCCAAAAGGTAACGTAGGCGTGCAAAGGTTTCCTCGGGCCAGACGGAGATTGACCCTCAAGTGTAAAGGCATAAGGGAGATTGACTGCAAGACCGACTCATCGAGCAGGGACAAAGGTCAGCCTTAGTGATCCGACAGTGCTGAGTGGAAGGGATGTTGCTTGATGGTTAAAAGTTATTCTAGGGATAAAAGACTGATCTTCCCCAAGAGCCCAACCATTAGTGAGATACTAGTCTGGAAGAGCTAGTGTGTCAGGACCTACGGGCCAAGGGAGAGTCTTAGGTAGACAGTTTCTATGGGGTGTTGATCTCCCAAAAGGTAACGGAGGTGTGCAAAGGTTTTCTCGGGCTAGACAGAGATTGACCCTCAAGTACAAAGGCATAAGGGAGCTTGACTACAAGACCCACTCATCGAGCAGGGACAAAAGTCAACCTTAGCGATTCAACAGTGCAAAGTAGAAGGGATGTCGCTCAATGGATAAAAGTTATTCTAGGGATAACAAACTAATCTTCTCCAAGAACTCACATCAATGGGAAGGTTTGACACCTCGATGTCGACTCTTCGCCACCTGGGACTATAGTATGTTTCAAGGGTTTGACTATTCGTCCATTAAAGCAATTTGTGAGTTGGGTTCAGAATGTCGTGAGATAGTTTGGTCCATATCCGGTGTAGGCGTTAGAGCATTGAGAGGACCTTTCCCTAGTATAAGAGGATCGGGAAGGACGCACCTCTAGTGTATGTCTCAAAAAACCGACCATTTTGTACTGGGCGTACATCGACATTTAAGTGGTAGCAATTTGATCGTCTCACAATaatgatgaaataaaaaaaaaaaaatcataaactagATTAATTAAGTTAATAATCACGATTAGTACAAAATCCAAATTCCTTTACAAAATTGTATCTAAACCATACAGCCTCAAAACCCATAAATCATCACCGGCCGGCCATCTTCCGCCGCGGGCGCCGCCGACCAGAACAAATTAGAACCACACGACAATTTCGCCGCCGGAGCAACCGACAAAACCAGAGCACGTTCCACTTCAAGGTCGACATGTCGTCGTATCAAATACACAGCATACTCCATAAACGCCGCCTCACACGGCAGCTTTATGGGACCATCCGCCGGCAACCCAAACTCCTCCTCCGACATCTTCAACAACTCCCTCAAAACATAGCTCCCCAAATACCTCAACGGCAAAACGCACCGTTTTTGATCCACCGTGTAGACCACAAAATGACCCTTGTCGGCCACCGTGGAGGAGCTTCTTGATCTTGGCAGCGAGATCTTCCGGCGGCGCTCGGCGGCGGCCGCCACCTTCTGCCACTTCCGGGCAAttttaattagggttttggggggagttaccattttttttg
This sequence is a window from Cucurbita pepo subsp. pepo cultivar mu-cu-16 chromosome LG04, ASM280686v2, whole genome shotgun sequence. Protein-coding genes within it:
- the LOC111792484 gene encoding uncharacterized protein LOC111792484 — protein: MHAKSYSEVTSVDQSSPARSPRRPLYYVQSPSNHDVEKMSYGSSPMGSPPHPFYHASPIHHSRESSTSRFSASLKNNMNRNGNLSAWRKLHRPPGYDEEEEEDDDGDNDGDRDSKWNRKFRLYLFLFVLFVLLFTVFSLILWGASKSFHPQILVQSMVFEKFNVQAGSDPGGVATDLMSLNSTVRITYKNPATFFGVHVSSTPFQLHYFQLQIASGQMEEFYQKRQSSRKVTTSVSGHQVPLYGGISAIGNWRDQRQDGVEVLLNLTVAVRSRAYILGRLVKSTFHTKITCPVTLSNKKLGKSHSFNKTCTYN
- the LOC111792523 gene encoding auxin-responsive protein SAUR68-like, which translates into the protein MVTPPKTLIKIARKWQKVAAAAERRRKISLPRSRSSSTVADKGHFVVYTVDQKRCVLPLRYLGSYVLRELLKMSEEEFGLPADGPIKLPCEAAFMEYAVYLIRRHVDLEVERALVLSVAPAAKLSCGSNLFWSAAPAAEDGRPVMIYGF